One stretch of Nomascus leucogenys isolate Asia chromosome 9, Asia_NLE_v1, whole genome shotgun sequence DNA includes these proteins:
- the SERTM1 gene encoding serine-rich and transmembrane domain-containing protein 1: MSEPDTSSGFSGSVENGTFLELFPTSLSTSVDPSSGHLSNVYIYVSIFLSLLAFLLLLLIIALQRLKNIISSSSSYPEYPSDAGSSFTNLEVCSISSQRSTFSNLSS, encoded by the coding sequence ATGTCTGAACCTGACACTTCCTCAGGATTTTCGGGAAGTGTGGAGAATGGAACTTTTCTTGAACTGTTTCCCACATCCCTGTCCACGTCAGTGGACCCATCCTCAGGCCACCTGTCAAACGTCTACATCTATGTGTCCATATTCCTCAGCCTTTTAGCGTTTCTGCTTCTGCTTTTAATCATTGCCCTCCAGAGGCTCAAAAATATCATCTCCTCCAGTTCCTCCTACCCAGAGTATCCAAGCGACGCTGGAAGTTCTTTCACAAATTTGGAAGTCTGCAGCATTTCCTCTCAGAGGTCCACTTTTTCAAACCTTTCATCCTGA